In Schizosaccharomyces osmophilus chromosome 2, complete sequence, the following proteins share a genomic window:
- the neo1 gene encoding Golgi membrane phospholipid translocase (flippase) Neo1, protein MKPRLNGVQLRMKSWLQDKGEKNSIIPLSVLSNTRERNRGSSASLGQVRHSYGQEETDSLISIHEGSQQDMDTNFESGFRMIEVGRPNPLHGSNAVTNTKYDAFSFLPKCLFEQFRYFYNMYFLLVSLSQLIPPLKIGYLSTYIAPLIFVLMITLTKEAIDDLKRRRRDSFANNEIYIVNNNPCAAQNIQVGDVVLISKDQRVPADMVLMHTSVGNEAFVRTDQLDGETDWKLRIPCSNQYSHGIIHADSPIKSVHHFYGTFTLNDNRRPLTVDNTLWANTVLASEAVYGVVIYTGKDTRQSLNSSKAKTKVGLLEKEVNFYSKILCMIVLTLSVILTFSHGIRENWYIAIFRYLILFSSIIPINLRVNLDIAKIVHSKHTEADPNLPDVVVRSSNIPEELGRIEYLLTDKTGTLTQNEMEMKKLHLGAIGFSNESMDVVQACVNDSTAHIPLSDDTKDIVRTTVLALSLCHNVTPSETTDGSVSFQAASPDEVAIVRWTSSMGLVLTHRNRASITLNTSSYEILQLFPFKSETKRMGIVVRSPEGQITFYLKGADSVMQQFISPSFWLDEECGNMAREGLRTLVVAKKDLTNEEYNSFATLYAEANVSFSGSRDKRMAGVISKYLENDMDLLGLTGVEDKLQKDVKVTLELLRNAGIHVWMLTGDKVETARCIAISSRLVSRGQYIHTISKLNSQEDAQNQLMILAGKPDCCLIIDGESMEFCVGYLQDEFIEAVSDLSCVVICRCTPTQKANMTRLIQKKKSASVCCIGDGGNDVGMIQVANIGVGVVGKEGQQASLAADYSIKEFSHVARLLLWHGRISYKQTSKLAMFVIHRGLIISICQVVYSIISNFEPIALFQGLLLVGYSTMYTMLPVFSIVYDRDVSEKLVFLFPELYKEMREDKCFSIKSFTSCVLISIYQGVIIQVITYVLVGFDVEGQMLAVCFSCLILNELIMVALQINRWDQTIVMSEMLSLMIYTLSVPFLTDYFDLKFFLGLKFYWVSALILFISLLPVWSGRALKQKLKPSSYAKLQR, encoded by the exons ATGAAGCCGAGACTGAATGGCGTTCAATTGAGGATGAAGAGTTGGCTTCAGGATAAAGGCGAAAAGAATTCCATCATACCTTTGAGTGTTCTCTCCAATACGAGGGAAAGAAACCGCGGCTCATCTGCATCGCTAGGACAAGTACGACATTCCTACGGCCAGGAGGAAACGGACTCTTTGATTTCAATTCATGAGGGTTCCCAACAGGATATGGATACCAATTTTGAATCCGGCTTTCGGATGATAGAAGTAGGACGGCCTAATCCTCTCCACGGAAGTAACGCTGTAACAAATACCAAATATGATGCTTTTAGCTTTCTTCCCAAATGTTTATTTGAGCAGTTTCGCTATTTTTACAATATGTACTTTCTATTGGTGTCTTTATCCCAGCTTATTCCTCCCCTAAAAATTGGATACCTATCAACTTATATCGCtcctttgatttttgtGTTGATGATCACGCTGACAAAAGAAGCTATCGATGATTTAAAACGGAGAAGAAGGGATTCATTTGCcaataatgaaatttatatTGTTAATAACAATCCCTGTGCTGCTCAGAATATTCAAGTAGGCGATGTTGTGCTCATATCAAAGGATCAAAGAGTACCCGCAGACATGGTTCTGATGCACACATCTGTTGGAAATGAAGCTTTTGTTCGAACGGATCAGCTCGACGGAGAAACGGATTGGAAACTGCGGATACCTTGCTCAAATCAGTATTCACATGGAATCATTCATGCAGATTCCCCCATCAAATCTGTCCATCACTTTTATGGTACCTTTACTTTGAATGATAATAGAAGACCGCTTACTGTGGATAATACACTTTGGGCGAATACCGTCTTAGCCAGTGAGGCGGTTTATGGTGTTGTCATTTATACCGGTAAAGATACTCGTCAATCCTTAAATAGTTCAAAAgcgaaaacaaaagttggCTTATTAGAGAAAGAAGTCAACTTCTACTCTAAAATTCTTTGCATGATCGTCCTTACACTTTCCGTAATACTTACATTCAGCCACGGAATACGAGAAAATTGGTACATTGCTATCTTCAGATACTTGATATTATTTTCGAGTATTATTCCAATTAATTTACGTGTGAATTTAGATATTGCTAAAATTGTTCATTCTAAACATACCGAGGCGGATCCTAATTTACCTGATGTCGTTGTCCGCAGCAGCAATATTCCAGAAGAACTAGGTAGAATTGAGTACCTGTTAACTGATAAAACTGGTACTTTAacacaaaatgaaatggaaatgaaaaaactGCATTTGGGAGCCATCGGGTTTTCCAATGAATCAATGGATGTTGTTCAGGCCTGTGTTAATGATTCTACGGCTCATATTCCGTTGAGTGATGATACAAAAGACATAGTCCGAACAACCGTTTTAGCCCTTTCCTTGTGCCATAATGTAACTCCGTCTGAAACTACTGATGGCTCTGTTAGTTTTCAAGCCGCAAGTCCTGATGAGGTCGCAATTGTTCGATGGACTAGCAGCATGGGCTTGGTTTTGACACATCGTAATCGAGCAAGTATTACTCTTAATACGTCGTCATATGAAATTTTACAACTTTTTCCGTTCAAATCCGAAACAAAGAGAATGGGCATCGTGGTCCGCTCACCAGAAGGACAAATTACGTTTTACCTCAAAGGTGCAGATTCGGTCATGCAGCAATTCATAAGTCCAAGCTTCTGGCTTGACGAAGAATGCGGAAACATGGCCAGGGAGGGGCTCCGAACCTTAGTAGTTGCAAAAAAAGACTTAACTAATGAAGAATATAATTCGTTTGCTACTTTATATGCAGAAGCAAACGTGTCTTTTTCTGGCTCAAGGGATAAGAGGATGGCAGGAGTTATTTCGAAGTATTTGGAGAATGACATGGACTTACTTGGACTCACTGGTGTTGAAGATAAACTTCAAAAGGATGTTAAAGTAACCTTAGAATTACTTAGAAACGCTGGTATACATGTTTGGATGCTTACAGGAGATAAAGTGGAAACTGCTAGATGTATCGCCATATCATCGAGGCTTGTTTCTCGAGGTCAGTACATTCACACCATTTCCAAACTTAATTCTCAAGAAGATGCGCAGAATCAGTTGATGATTTTAGCTGGAAAACCAGACTGCTGTCTCATAATAGACGGAGAATCCATGGAATTCTGTGTCGGATATTTGCAGGATGAATTTATAGAAGCAGTCTCTGACTTATCTTGCGTGGTAATTTGCAGGTGTACGCCTACCCAGAAAGCAAACATGACACGTTTgatccaaaagaagaaatctgCTTCCGTCTGCTGTATAGGTGATGGAGGTAATGATGTTGGAATGATTCAAGTTGCAAATATCGGTGTCGGTGTTGTCGGAAAAGAGGGTCAACAGGCCAGTCTTGCTGCTGACTATAGCATAAAAGAATTCAGCCACGTTGCTCGTTTACTCTTGTGGCATGGCCGTATAAGTTACAAGCAAACTTCGAAATTGGCAATGTTCGTTATTCACCGTGGTTTAATTATTTCCATTTGTCAGGTTGTATACAGTATAATTTCGAATTTTGAGCCCAttgctttgtttcaagGGTTACTGTTGGTGGGGTACTCGACGATGTATACAATGTTGCCCGTTTTCTCCATTGTTTATGATAGAGATGTGAGtgaaaaattggtttttctGTTTCCAGAGCTTTACAAGGAGATGAGAGAAGACAAATGTTTTTCCATTAAATCATTTACGTCTTGTGTTTTAATCAGTATTTACCAAG GCGTAATAATACAAGTGATTACTTACGTACTTGTCGGATTCGACGTTGAAGGTCAAATGCTAGCTGTTTGTTTCTCctgtttaattttaaatGAGCTCATTATGGTAGCCCTCCAGATTAACAGATG GGATCAAACAATTGTTATGTCAGAAATGCTAAGCCTAATGATTTACACTCTGAGCGTTCCTTTCTTAACTGATTATTTTG atttgaaatttttcCTGGGGCTCAAGTTTTACTGGGTGTCAGCTcttatattatttatcAGCCTCTTACCTGTTTGGAGTGGAAGAGCATTGAAGCAAAAACTGAAACCTTCAAGTTATGCAAAATTACAAAGATAA
- the nas6 gene encoding proteasome assembly chaperone, gankyrin, with amino-acid sequence MYASLGQALQENCGIEYVQKTITEDRNTLNASDADKRTPLHWACSTGKVDVVEYLLKQPDIKVDEKDEAGWTPLMVAICNKAIPDSLIETIMERSDVNIEMTTRGGQTCLHYASGKGRLPIVRKLCERSPGLIRTRDLQGQQSLHRAAAVGHPNVVKYLLSQKCPLNASDSFGFTALHFALAEGHTDIAIDLIKSGADTLRTDKEGHTALDVCMDRSIRQEFIDTCKQEGLDI; translated from the exons ATGTATGCGAGTCTAGGACAAGCGCTTCAAGAAAACTGTGGAATTGAATatgttcaaaaaacaattacaGAGGATCGTAATACTTTGAATGCTTCTGATGCG GATAAACGAACGCCTCTTCATTGGGCTTGTTCTACGGGAAAAGTGGACGTAGTTGAATATCTCTTAAAACAACCAGACATCAAAGTCGACGAGAAAGATGAAGCTGGTTGGACTCCTTTAATGGTTGCTATCTGCAACAAAGCCATTCCTGATTCATTGATTGAAACCATTATGGAACGTTCTGATGTCAATATAGAGATGACGACTCGTGGAGGACAAACATGTCTCCATTATGCCTCTGGAAAAGGTCGACTTCCTATTGTTCGCAAGCTATGCGAACGTAGCCCCGGCTTAATCAGAACACGAGATCTCCAAGGGCAACAATCGCTGCATCGAGCGGCTGCAGTAGGTCACCCCAATGTCGTAAAGTatcttctttctcaaaaatGTCCCTTGAACGCTTCCGATTCATTTGGATTTACCGCCCTTCATTTTGCCTTAGCAGAAGGTCATACAGACATTGCTATTGACCTAATTAAGTCGGGTGCCGATACTCTGCGCACTGACAAAGAAGGCCATACAGCTTTAGACGTCTGCATGGACCGTAGCATTCGACAAGAGTTTATCGACACATGCAAGCAAGAAGGACTGGACATAtag